GTTCCCGGTGGCGTGAGGGAGTAGCTGCTTTGTGAGACGGCCACTTCAACATTGGTGCGGTCGCTGGATCCTTCCCGTTGAATCAGGCGAAAGGTTGGGGGAAAAAGCGGATCAAGGTTATTGAGGCATCCCTCGTCAAGATTTGCTGTTGCGAAGTCTGAATTGCAGCATTCCATTCTTGTATTGGTGGCGCTACTACCATTAGGTTGTTGAAATTCGAGGATGTCCCAAGTGGGTTGAAAGCTTTTGCTTACAGGAAAAGTTAGGGTGCAACTGGATCGCGTGGTTCCCAGCTTTCGCATCAGCTTCAGCATTCCGGCTTCCACTGTCTGTGTGTAGCGATCCACTTCCCCCTGCCAGACTTTGCGCAGAAAACTGGGTGCACTCCATGATGTGACTAGGGATAAAATCGTAACCACAACTAATAGCTCAACAAGGGTAAATCCATTCAGTTTTGGGTTGAGTTGATTCATGAGATTGTTGTGTAGCAACGGGAGGAAAAATTAGGGTTCATTTCCATGGTGCGCTTTTCTTTGTAATTGGAAGAGTCCGGTTCTCCTAGATATTCTGGTGCAGTAAAGGTGTATTCAACAATGAGGATGTCCAGATCATTTTTGGATAGTGGTCTGAGCACTCTTTGGATGGTTTGATTGATGCCTTCAGCCGTTGGTAAAGGAACCTTGGCTGTGATGATATCGGTTAGTTTCTGTGTGGGATTTGAGCAGGCTGTTTTCTTCTCTGCTTCACTGCCAAGGTTCTTAAGAGTTAGATAGGCGTCTTCTTTCTGAATGAGTTGAATATTGTCGTTAATCGCATTTTCAATACGAGTACGCTCCTGTTGGTTGGCCCCAGATGCCAACGAGGAGATGCTGAACCGGCTTACGCCTGCCATCACAAATGCCATGATCACGCCTGCAATCATCACCTCAACCAAGGTGAACCCCTGTTGCACAACGTTGTTTTGTTTTGTCTTTAAGGTGTGAAGATTGGAGAGCATGGAGGGCTTGCCTCCCTCATAAGCCACTTGAGACTGTTGATTTCAGAGGTGGGTGTTGACTCCTTTATTCTCTTCTCTTGCATTGGTGGTTAGGTTTGTGTAGAGCTAGATGTATTGATGGTTATGGTTATGGTTGTCTGAGAATGTACTGAAGCAAGAAATCTTTACCAGCGGCGGAAGATATCAAATCCTGTGCCTCTGATCCCTCGCGCCACCATGCGTCCATAACCTGGGAATCCCTTCTCGGTCCATTTCCAGAGGGAATCGCTCGCCTTGATTACCGTTTCACCGTTGTTTTCTGTGACTAACTGGATGTTCCCATCATTGGCGCAGATGCTGTGGGCCCAGATCACGCCATGAAGGTAGGCGTCACTGAACGGTTTCACCGTTCCTCTCGGGAGATGTACGATTGCATGAGGCAGTGTGGAACTGCTCTTGGAGCTTCCTTCCCAGCGCAACATATGCGGACGGTCGGACTCACAATTCATATCCGAAGTGCCAGCACTGGCGCTGATGATCAGTTTTGCGGGCTGCTGGTTGCAGCTTGAGCTGCCGTTATTGACGCCACAGAGAAGACTGCCGTTGCGCAGTTGAATCGCCCCACTGAGATTGGGGTTGATGGTGTCGTTGAGCGGTTTTTCCAAATGAAGAACAACCGGTCGATCACCGTTTTCAATCAGCAGCTTGGTTTTGCTTAGATCGAGATGTTCAACATACAGGTGGCATTCGAAACTGCTTTGTTGTGTGCAGATGTCTTCAGCGTGGAGGGTGATCACATTGTTGGCAATCGTGACCCCTTCCGGTTGACTGAAAGTGGTGCTGTCCTGAGAACGTACACAGACAATCCCTTCGTCTGGACATTGTGCGTGAAAAGTCAAATGCGCTGAACTGAGCGTATTGGAGGTGCTGTCTCCATCACTTTCAGTGTTATCAGTGCTTCCGCTTTCAGCAGTGCTTCCGCTATCAGTAGTGCTTCCGCTTTCATCAATGCTTTCGTCGATAACAACCCTTTCGCTGTCATCGAAACTCCAGATCCTTGGGAGTCCGTTGTTACCGACATCGAATGCATTGTCCTGAACAAACAGGGATCCCAGAGGCAGTCCTCGATTGAGTGTGGGCCAGATTTTGTCGCTCAGTTCATTGCTCTCTGCATTCACCAGGTCCTTTCTTTTGAGGATGTTGCAATCAATTGTGTCGAATCCTGATGCGTCGGTCATGTCCAACAGGATCAATCCTGGGCCTTCTGCACCTGTGTGATCGGTAACGCGGGAACCCACGAGTTCCATGTAATTCCCACCCATCACGGCCCAGTCCTTTTCAGCGGGAACGATGGATTGCACGTAAAGAGATCGCCGGAGCAGGGTTCGAGCCAGATAGCTATCGGTGGTTTGATTGTCACGTTTCACGATCCCCTCCACTTCGAAGATGCCCTCTCCGATCCCGCCTTTGCCTGGGCTGGAGTAACCCCTCAGGCGATAGAACAGCTGGATGGGGGCTTTGCCGTCGTTGCGTTGGGAGGTTCCTTCGGTGATTTGAACGCCGGAGCCTGTTCTCGGCCAATCCGCTGCTTGTGATTCGGGAACTCGGTTGCTGATATCGGTGCAGAGTTCTTCCAGTTTGGGAGAAGAGGCGTCAGCACTGCCAAGAGCCTCCCATAGCCAGACGTCGCCGCTATCGGGCTCAACGTTGTCGAGAGTTAATAAATAACCGCGGTAATTATCGGGATTATTGTTATTCAGGGCTCCAAGAATGCGGTTGAATCCGTTTAGCGCGGCCGTTTCCGCCATCTGTTGATAACTCTCGAGCGCACCCAGTTTTCGGGTCATCAATTGCCTGGCGAGCAAGCCACTGGCACCGGCGAACAGCACCATTCCCATCATTAAGGCAGTGACCATCGCCAGGCCCTGCTCTTGCTTGGCAATGCGTTGCACGCATCGGCTTTGGGAAGGGAGGAATGAACGGCGGCGTTTGCTCATGGTTCAGGGGCAGGTGAGATCGGTAGTGGCGGCGGCTGTTGTTCCATCTCCGGTTTGAATATTGCTGGCTCCTGTCCGAACATTGATGCAGCCGAGCACATTGAAACCGCTTGCTTTGGATTCAGTTGGGGTTGCCGTGAACACGTATCTGGGCTCTAGCCCTCCTCCAGTGGCAGTAAGGGTGTAGTTGGCTCCGGGCAGTGTGATCTCCGAAAAGGTTGCCCCGGAAGCAACCCCTGTGTCCGTCATGAAATCCCGCCTGAAGTCATTCCATCCATTCGGCAAAATATTGTCTTCTTCGTCGTAAGTTGTTATCACTAAATCCATCGCTTGGGTCACGGTTGTGACTGTTTCCCGCTGATGTGTGCGTTGCATTTGGCCCATGAAGCTTGGAAGTGATATGGAACTCAGAATCCCGATGATGGATACCGTTACTAGCACTTCTGACATGCTGAAACCGGCACTTTGAACTACAGAGTTTGTCGAATTCATCAGGCTTCACCTCGACCTCAATTCCTAAATTTTGCTTCAATGGTGGGAATCCTTAATGAATGACGCCTGAGAGTTTTGTGATAATCTATTGATTAATTGGCGCCTCATTTATTTTATTTGTTGTGTATTTTGCGATGATGTGAGAAAATCGTAAATATTGAAAATTTGCTTAATATGCTTTGATTAGCATTTACGAGAATTTTCCTCCTGTCTGGTTGTGTAGGAGGATTGAATGTTTTTTTTGGCTTTTTGGATTGCCGTAAAAAGGCAGCCTTCGGACTGCCTTTTTGTCTAATTTTAATGCTACTATTATTATGCACAGGTTGGCGCATCAGGCGCTGCTTCGGTGGAGGTCACGAGTTCTCTGGATCCAGTTGTTGAATTCACGCAACCGGCTGCAAAGTATTCACCAGCCAGGTCATCTTTACCTGTGGCGGATATAGCAAGTACTCCAGTATTACCGGCATCGGTGGGTGCGGCAATCGTGCAATATTCGGACGTTGTTGTTTCATTCTCGGCTTGAGCCACGGCGCTAGCAAGAGCTTCAACCTTGTTTCCAGCAGCGTCGGCGCCAAAGGCTGAAAGGATTGATCCCACTTTCGTGGTGCATTCAGTTGCCTTGGCTTTGTTGGCCTGGCCCAGGAAACTCGGAAGTGCTATTCCTGAAAGGATTCCAACGATCACAGTCACGACCATCAGCTCCACAAGGGTGAAGCCTTTTTCCAGAAGATTGCGACCTTTTTTGCGGTTGAGAAGGGACAGCTGAAGACGGCTCTTGAGAGTAGTCATGATTGTTCGTTGAGAGAGAAAACGGATCGGTGCACGTCGTGCCCACAGATCAATCATTCCCCCGGCCAGTGGCCGATAAAGAAGGAAACGGCTAGAGCTTGCTAAGAAGGTTCTTATGTAAAGAATGTTTTGAATCACCCTCGTCCGTTGCCATCCCTCCGGATTTGGCTGCAGTCTTCGGCCTTGCTCACGGTGATCGCTGGCTACGCCGTGCTTCTGGCGGTTCATTCTGCCTTTGCCACGGCCCAACGGAACAACAACCATCAGGATCTGGCGGCTTCTATTGCCCGCCTTCTTTCCCTGCATTCCACCGCAATTGCCCCTCCCAGCAACACACAACTTCATGTGGAGCTGCAGCCTGCAGGACCTGCCTTGGCTCCCCAGCTGCAGGAATTCACAGGGAATCAGCAATGGTTGGTGAGTCGTCGCCGTTTGCCGGAGCCGATCGACGGGTTGGATTGGCTGGAGCTGCGTCAGAACGTCACCCGTTCTCTGCAGCAGGAGCGTTTGAGTCAGTTGCTGCTGATCGCAGCAGCCGGTGTGTCGATCCTGCTCACATCCCTGTTGCTGCGTCCTGTGTTGTATCGCGGCCTGGTGATCCCTCTCAATGCCCTTGTGGATCAACTGCAGGCCCTGGAGGCGAACACCCTGGGTCAGGACTTGGTGGATGCCGAGCTTCAGCCGCAGGAGTTGCGGCCGATCGTGCTCGCCTTCAATCAGCTGCAACAGCGATTGGCGGCGGCCTGGCAGCGGGAGAAGGAGTTTGTGGATGGTGCCGCCCATGAGCTGCGCACCCCGATCACCGTGATTTCCGGTCATGCGCAACGGCTCAACCGTGACCTGCTCCCCTCTGCCACGCAGCGCTCTGCAGCTGTGATGGCTTCAGAAGCGGAGCGGATGGCCAGCATTCTTGATGCGCTCAGGGATCTTTCACGCCTTGATTCAGGTCGATTGCCTTTGCAGATCGAAACCCTGGATGCCGAGGAGCAGCTGCTGATGGCCTACGAGCGCTGCTTCGCTGCCGCAGCTGATCGCTTGCGGCTTCCGCCACCCAGATCAGAACCGGTGCTGCTGTTCAGGGCCGATAGCCAGCGCCTGCAGCAATGCCTGAAGGCCCTGATCTCCAATGCCATGCTCTACAGCCCAGGCCTGGTGCAGTTGCAGGCTGAGTGGAGAATCGATCAGTTGGTTCTGCATGTTCTGGATCATGGACCCGGCATCCCAGAAGCGGAGCGTGAGCAGGTTTTCAGGCGGTTTGCACGGGGAGCGATGGCCGGTCCAACCCGAGGGGTGGGGCTTGGGCTGGCCCTGGTTGATCAGTTGCTTCAGGCGATGGGAGGGGCGTTATCGATTCGCGATGCACCCGGTGGTGGTGCCGATGTTCAATTGCAGTTCAGGGTTGTGTCTCATCCACCCGCGCCATGAAACCAACCCCCCGGATGGTGTGAACCAGGGGGGGCGAACCCTGTTGCTTGAGTTTGCGGCGCAGATAGCCCAGATACACATCCAGGGTGTTGGGGTCGCCCACAAACGGTGCTCCCCAGACCCCTTCCAGGATCGCTTGCCGGGTTAACACCTGGCCTGAGCGCTCCACCAGGAAGTGCAGCAGATTAAATTCCCGTTGCGACAGCGACAGTGCCTTGTCCTTGAAGCGCACAGCACGGCTGAGCACATCGATGCTCAGGTCTCCGAGCGAGAGCGTCTCGCTTTGTTGTTCCGCTTTTTCCACGTGCCCGCGTCTCAGTCGGGCACGCACCCTGGCGTGGAGTTCCTTGAGCTCAAACGGTTTGGTGAGGTAGTCGTCTGCCCCCAGATCCAGGGCCTGCACCTGTTCGTCCAGATCGTCATGGGCGGTCAGCATCAACACCGGTGTCTGGTCACCGCTGCTGCGCAGCCGCCGGCAGATTTCAATGCCATCAAAGTCCGGCAGTGTCCAATCCAGAATGAGGAGATCAAACCGGCTCTGACGCAGGTGTTGGAGTGCTTCGGTGCCGTTGATCGCGCCGATGCACTCCGCCTGTTCACGAGAGAACTCATCCAGCAAAAATTGCAGCAGTTCTGGATCGTCATCAACGACGAGCAGCCGGGAGCGGGTCTCCTGCAACAAGGTGCTGGCACCATCTGCCGAAACCCTACGTTGATGGTTGGGGGAATGTTTGAAACCGTTGCGTTGATTCCTGTGGTTTCGTGGTTTGGCAGACGCCCACCCTCCCAATCCGGCTTCGTGATGCCGTTGGCGATCACCGCTTCAGCGGTGTTGTTGCTGGGCAGTGCCTCGATCCATACGCTCAGCCTCCAGAAACGCTTGCGGGTCCATGCCTCTGGTCAGAGAGAGCAAAGTGCTGATCAGTTGCGCTCTGCGGCCCAGGCCTTTGTTGTTGCTTCCCGTGGGCCTCAAGCTTGTTTGCTGCAGTGGCCATCGCATGATTGGCCTGCTGCCGTTCACGATTGCAAAGCATCCGATCCATCCCAGCTGAGTCGTGGTGTGGTGGGAGAGAAGCTATGGTCCCTGCTCGATTGGACTCCCCATGGTGAAAACGGGGCGTTGCGATTGCAGTTAGCGGATGGACGAACTGGTCGTTTCCGACTTGCGCTTGATCCTCTTGCTCCTGCGGTCCTGGGCATCAGTGATGTGGGGTTGCAGGCTCGCGTTCCTCAGCTGAAGGGTGAGTGATGAGCTTGCTTGAAGTGCTGGTCTCATCGGTTGTGTTGGCTGGAAGCAGCAGTGCCGCCCTCGGCGTATGGAATCAGGCTGCCACTGAAGTTCAACGCGCCATGCAGTTGGATGCGCTTGCTCTTCAGTTGGAGACGGCGAGGATCGCGACTGATCGTTGGCTTCAGTCGGATGAGGCATCATCTGCCGTGATTGATTCCAGCTCGCCTGATTGCAGGTTTAACCCTGAAGCCTTAGAGGCAGCTGTTGCTGAGCGCTTGCCGCTTGGATCTGATGTGAGCAGCCGTTGGAGTGTTGATCCCCAGGGCCTTGGCCATTGGCTTGAGCTCAGTGCGACTTCTCAGCACGTAATGCCTCCATTCAAGAGGCGTTTGCTGTTGTCGCCTGCTGCCTATGGCCTCTGCAAGCAGGAAGAGGTGAGTTCATGAGCTTGATTGAGCAAATCATGGTGGTGAGCTTGGTGGGGATGTTGGCGTCGATTCCAGTCGTGACGGGTCGCGGCGATCGCGATCAGCTTCAGCTCGATGCCAGTGCGCGCCGCTTGCAGAGCGGTTTGGACCGGGCCCGGAGCATTGCTCGGCGTGAGCAGACCGCTTGCGGACTTTCCCTGAACGAAGAGGGATTCATGGCTCCTGAT
This portion of the Synechococcus sp. ROS8604 genome encodes:
- a CDS encoding sensor histidine kinase KdpD — its product is MPSLRIWLQSSALLTVIAGYAVLLAVHSAFATAQRNNNHQDLAASIARLLSLHSTAIAPPSNTQLHVELQPAGPALAPQLQEFTGNQQWLVSRRRLPEPIDGLDWLELRQNVTRSLQQERLSQLLLIAAAGVSILLTSLLLRPVLYRGLVIPLNALVDQLQALEANTLGQDLVDAELQPQELRPIVLAFNQLQQRLAAAWQREKEFVDGAAHELRTPITVISGHAQRLNRDLLPSATQRSAAVMASEAERMASILDALRDLSRLDSGRLPLQIETLDAEEQLLMAYERCFAAAADRLRLPPPRSEPVLLFRADSQRLQQCLKALISNAMLYSPGLVQLQAEWRIDQLVLHVLDHGPGIPEAEREQVFRRFARGAMAGPTRGVGLGLALVDQLLQAMGGALSIRDAPGGGADVQLQFRVVSHPPAP
- a CDS encoding type IV pilin protein, giving the protein MTTLKSRLQLSLLNRKKGRNLLEKGFTLVELMVVTVIVGILSGIALPSFLGQANKAKATECTTKVGSILSAFGADAAGNKVEALASAVAQAENETTTSEYCTIAAPTDAGNTGVLAISATGKDDLAGEYFAAGCVNSTTGSRELVTSTEAAPDAPTCA
- a CDS encoding response regulator transcription factor produces the protein MLQETRSRLLVVDDDPELLQFLLDEFSREQAECIGAINGTEALQHLRQSRFDLLILDWTLPDFDGIEICRRLRSSGDQTPVLMLTAHDDLDEQVQALDLGADDYLTKPFELKELHARVRARLRRGHVEKAEQQSETLSLGDLSIDVLSRAVRFKDKALSLSQREFNLLHFLVERSGQVLTRQAILEGVWGAPFVGDPNTLDVYLGYLRRKLKQQGSPPLVHTIRGVGFMARVDETQP
- a CDS encoding Tfp pilus assembly protein FimT/FimU → MNQLNPKLNGFTLVELLVVVTILSLVTSWSAPSFLRKVWQGEVDRYTQTVEAGMLKLMRKLGTTRSSCTLTFPVSKSFQPTWDILEFQQPNGSSATNTRMECCNSDFATANLDEGCLNNLDPLFPPTFRLIQREGSSDRTNVEVAVSQSSYSLTPPGTSAETGNLTFRIRSLKQMDPAMLKGDGSNRLVERCIEISGTGNLMRGKWLNNQCIEEKLIEIT
- a CDS encoding prepilin-type N-terminal cleavage/methylation domain-containing protein, with the translated sequence MLSNLHTLKTKQNNVVQQGFTLVEVMIAGVIMAFVMAGVSRFSISSLASGANQQERTRIENAINDNIQLIQKEDAYLTLKNLGSEAEKKTACSNPTQKLTDIITAKVPLPTAEGINQTIQRVLRPLSKNDLDILIVEYTFTAPEYLGEPDSSNYKEKRTMEMNPNFSSRCYTTIS